From one Zhongshania sp. R06B22 genomic stretch:
- the rpsU gene encoding 30S ribosomal protein S21: MPSVKLKENEPFDIALRRFKRSCEKAGVLAEVRRREFYEKPTSVRKRQAAAAVKRHAKKVSRDNKKQQRLY, encoded by the coding sequence ATGCCTTCAGTCAAACTCAAAGAAAACGAACCATTTGATATCGCCCTACGCCGTTTTAAGCGTTCTTGCGAAAAAGCAGGCGTATTAGCAGAAGTTCGTCGTCGTGAATTCTACGAAAAGCCAACTTCTGTTCGTAAGCGTCAAGCAGCCGCAGCGGTAAAACGTCACGCTAAGAAAGTATCGCGCGACAACAAAAAGCAGCAACGCCTCTACTAA
- a CDS encoding AMP-binding protein has translation MALTNTSTGLDGLYHWEKNLPNKVYLTQPYDGGQTIDYTWAEVGKEARRMATYLKSLNYPAGSNIALISKNCAHWIIADLAIWLAGHVSVPLYPTLNSETVKYILDHSEAKLLFIGKLDDWDMMKAGIPADIPKINLPLSPAQEELPADCMKWYDAIQGVEPMSENPVRGQDEMATIVYTSGSTGLPKGVMTSFGAIAASASFLANITDVSPESRVISYLPLAHVYERVAIEANTLRYGSHVFFAEELNTFPADLRRARPTFFHSVPRLWVKFQLGVMAKIGEKKFNRLMKLPIIRGIIKKKILTQLGLENVKIAATGSAPLPPNVIAWYRNLGLELLEGYGMTENFAYSHCSLPGRSRVGYVGHSQEGVTTEIADNGEILIKSPANMMGYYKNPEKTAEDLTEDGFLKTGDMGELDEDGRLKITGRVKELFKTSKGKYVAPVPIENKLCAHRNIEVVCIAGANQTQPYGLVLLSEDDLAARAKGNLDEAALTEEFTKLLTEVNATLDPHEHVKFLLVVKDTWSIENGFLTPTMKIKRNIIEDHYAPNIDAWYGAKKKVIWES, from the coding sequence ATGGCTCTTACTAACACATCCACCGGCCTTGATGGCCTATATCATTGGGAAAAAAACCTTCCTAACAAGGTATACCTGACCCAACCCTATGATGGCGGACAGACCATTGACTACACTTGGGCAGAAGTTGGTAAGGAAGCACGCCGCATGGCGACTTATCTCAAATCCCTCAACTACCCTGCCGGCAGCAACATCGCGCTGATATCCAAAAATTGCGCGCACTGGATTATTGCGGATCTGGCCATCTGGCTTGCAGGCCATGTCAGCGTGCCGCTCTACCCCACCTTGAATTCTGAAACGGTAAAATACATCCTCGATCATAGTGAAGCCAAACTGCTGTTTATCGGCAAGTTGGACGACTGGGATATGATGAAGGCCGGTATTCCAGCCGATATACCCAAGATCAACCTCCCGCTTTCACCCGCTCAGGAAGAACTGCCCGCAGATTGCATGAAATGGTATGACGCCATCCAGGGCGTTGAGCCCATGAGCGAAAACCCTGTACGCGGCCAAGACGAGATGGCAACCATCGTCTACACCTCGGGTAGTACCGGCCTCCCCAAAGGGGTGATGACCAGTTTCGGCGCCATTGCTGCGTCGGCCAGCTTCCTTGCCAACATAACTGACGTGAGTCCTGAATCCCGGGTTATCTCTTACCTGCCACTCGCACACGTATATGAGCGTGTGGCGATTGAGGCCAATACGCTACGTTACGGCTCACATGTATTCTTTGCAGAAGAGCTGAACACCTTTCCGGCCGACCTGCGCCGAGCACGTCCCACCTTCTTCCATTCCGTGCCTCGCCTCTGGGTAAAATTCCAGCTGGGCGTTATGGCTAAGATTGGCGAGAAAAAGTTTAACCGCCTTATGAAGCTGCCTATTATTCGCGGGATCATCAAGAAAAAGATTCTTACCCAGCTTGGGCTTGAGAACGTAAAGATTGCCGCAACAGGATCAGCACCTCTGCCTCCAAACGTCATCGCCTGGTATCGCAACCTTGGTCTTGAACTGCTTGAAGGCTATGGCATGACCGAAAACTTCGCCTATTCACATTGTTCACTGCCTGGCCGCAGTCGTGTCGGCTATGTAGGTCATTCGCAGGAAGGCGTGACCACCGAAATCGCCGATAACGGCGAGATTCTGATAAAGAGTCCCGCTAATATGATGGGCTACTATAAGAATCCTGAAAAAACCGCCGAAGACCTTACCGAAGATGGCTTCTTAAAAACCGGAGACATGGGCGAGCTTGATGAAGATGGTCGTCTGAAAATTACCGGTCGTGTAAAGGAGCTGTTCAAAACCAGCAAGGGTAAATACGTTGCTCCTGTGCCAATCGAGAACAAGCTTTGCGCCCACCGCAATATCGAAGTGGTCTGTATAGCCGGTGCCAACCAAACGCAACCCTATGGACTGGTGCTGCTCTCTGAAGATGATCTTGCCGCCCGCGCTAAAGGTAATCTTGATGAAGCAGCCCTAACCGAGGAATTCACCAAGCTACTTACGGAAGTAAATGCCACCCTCGACCCACATGAGCATGTGAAATTCCTCCTTGTCGTCAAGGATACTTGGTCTATCGAAAATGGCTTCCTGACCCCAACCATGAAGATCAAGCGCAATATTATTGAAGACCACTACGCACCCAATATCGACGCGTGGTACGGCGCTAAGAAAAAGGTCATCTGGGAAAGTTAA
- a CDS encoding response regulator: protein MPTILLVEDNEMNRDMLSRRLMRKGYDVLLAVDGQQGIDMCLLQAKPDLMLLDMSLPVKDGWQVAREMKSHDVLQTIPIIALTAHAMADDRQRALLAGCDDYDTKPVDLPRLLGKIEHLLGTPE from the coding sequence ATGCCAACAATATTGCTGGTCGAAGACAATGAAATGAACCGCGATATGTTGAGCCGGCGCTTAATGCGTAAAGGCTACGACGTATTGCTGGCGGTGGATGGTCAGCAGGGGATCGACATGTGCTTGCTGCAGGCTAAACCTGATTTGATGCTATTAGATATGAGTTTGCCGGTTAAGGATGGCTGGCAGGTTGCAAGAGAAATGAAGAGCCATGATGTACTGCAGACGATTCCTATTATCGCTTTAACCGCACATGCCATGGCTGATGATCGTCAGCGGGCGCTCTTGGCGGGTTGCGATGATTACGATACTAAGCCGGTCGATTTGCCGAGGTTATTAGGGAAAATTGAACATCTGCTTGGTACTCCTGAATGA
- a CDS encoding ATP-binding protein, which produces MSFTRRLTFSFVAILVLSLGSVLIQVWGNDTRRRNVWLLQHVIRTQSELNDFSQRMYSSQRKILVVDALADSGSQSGITGQERKELLRGIDALVALEQELNGDLQEYLEAGRYEPLEAALLLQHWRDFLQSNDGPRGEELQREYEALSSRISANEWYLLTRSDEINVRLREVVSMTNKVALGVFLLALITTFVLGYYMTRYTRRAIRQLQKGTSEWSRGNFDYSIADMGHDEFGQLANSFNDMASSLRQAMGRVREASRRADAANQAKSGFLANMSHELRTPMNAIIGYSEMLLEEIAEEEQLSVGDLQPDLEKIQLAGKHLLTLINDVLDISKIESGHMAVFWEDVAIETVLGDVEGTVAPLMAKNGNTLHCHFELQNARIRTDVTRLRQILLNLLSNAAKFTRSGDIYLTVSEQTEEDGDYLVAEVKDTGIGMSEDQLGRVFDAFVQADLSTTKQYGGSGLGLTISRKFAELMGGNITASSELGAGSSFRLTLPLGAGDGSLAALKKNASGDILVIDDDLAALDLSHRVLSREGYRVRTASSGAEGLVMAREHRPDLVVLDVMMPGLDGWQVLHSLRGDAVLGSVPVLMLSMLNEHDLGLLLGASGYLVKPVASDELTAVVRDLLPATAVGNMLLIEEGDTLAQVIERLPGAEHWNTYHSGDLTRVAELLTELPWQLIVMGPHSDSGQVGRLVAHLRTEHWRTVPVLMAQSEEDIANLRGLLGAYLERSV; this is translated from the coding sequence ATGAGTTTTACCCGTCGCTTAACTTTCTCGTTTGTCGCCATTCTGGTGCTGTCACTCGGCAGTGTATTGATTCAGGTGTGGGGGAATGACACTAGGCGGCGCAATGTGTGGCTACTGCAACATGTTATTCGCACTCAATCTGAGTTGAATGATTTTAGTCAACGCATGTATAGCTCCCAGCGGAAAATACTGGTGGTTGATGCCTTGGCGGATTCGGGCTCGCAAAGTGGTATCACGGGGCAGGAGCGCAAGGAGTTGTTGCGCGGCATTGATGCTTTGGTGGCGCTGGAGCAGGAGTTGAATGGCGACCTACAAGAGTATTTGGAGGCGGGGCGTTACGAGCCGCTAGAGGCGGCGCTATTGCTGCAGCATTGGCGTGATTTTCTGCAATCTAATGATGGGCCGCGTGGCGAAGAATTACAGCGAGAGTACGAAGCTTTAAGTTCGCGTATTAGTGCCAACGAATGGTATTTGCTAACGCGTTCAGATGAAATAAACGTGAGACTCCGCGAGGTTGTTAGCATGACTAACAAGGTCGCATTGGGGGTGTTCTTATTAGCGCTAATTACCACCTTTGTACTTGGGTATTACATGACCCGGTATACCCGACGTGCGATTCGACAGTTGCAAAAGGGTACCTCTGAATGGAGCCGTGGTAATTTTGATTACAGCATTGCCGACATGGGCCACGATGAATTTGGTCAGCTGGCGAACTCCTTTAATGATATGGCATCCAGTCTGCGCCAAGCGATGGGTCGGGTGCGTGAAGCCAGTCGACGAGCGGATGCGGCCAATCAGGCGAAGAGCGGCTTTCTGGCGAATATGAGCCACGAGTTGCGTACCCCAATGAATGCCATTATTGGGTATTCAGAAATGTTATTGGAGGAAATTGCCGAAGAAGAGCAGCTCTCAGTAGGCGATTTACAGCCGGATCTTGAGAAAATTCAATTGGCGGGCAAGCATCTGCTGACCTTGATTAATGATGTCTTGGATATTTCTAAAATTGAATCCGGGCATATGGCGGTGTTTTGGGAAGATGTTGCTATAGAGACGGTGCTGGGTGACGTAGAGGGGACCGTCGCGCCCTTAATGGCAAAAAATGGCAATACTCTGCACTGCCACTTTGAATTGCAGAATGCCCGTATTCGTACTGATGTCACTCGTCTGCGACAGATTTTATTGAATCTGCTAAGTAATGCGGCCAAATTTACGCGGTCTGGGGATATTTATCTTACGGTGTCTGAGCAGACCGAAGAGGACGGTGATTATCTAGTTGCAGAGGTGAAAGACACTGGCATAGGTATGAGTGAAGATCAGCTGGGGCGTGTGTTTGACGCCTTTGTTCAGGCCGATCTGTCGACCACCAAACAGTATGGTGGCTCGGGTTTGGGATTAACGATCTCACGGAAATTTGCAGAGCTTATGGGCGGCAATATTACTGCCAGCAGTGAGCTGGGTGCGGGGTCTTCATTTAGGCTCACGCTGCCGCTGGGTGCTGGTGATGGCAGTTTGGCGGCTTTGAAGAAAAATGCCAGCGGCGATATTTTAGTGATTGATGATGACTTGGCGGCCTTAGATTTAAGTCACCGAGTCTTGAGTCGCGAAGGTTACCGAGTTCGCACCGCGTCGTCGGGCGCGGAAGGCTTGGTCATGGCTAGAGAGCATCGGCCTGATTTGGTGGTGCTAGATGTGATGATGCCGGGTTTAGATGGCTGGCAGGTGTTGCACAGCTTGCGCGGTGATGCGGTGCTGGGAAGTGTGCCGGTGCTGATGTTGTCGATGTTGAATGAGCATGATCTGGGCTTGTTGCTGGGTGCCAGCGGCTATTTAGTGAAGCCGGTGGCAAGTGATGAGCTGACTGCGGTAGTGCGAGATTTACTGCCGGCAACGGCGGTGGGCAATATGCTGCTTATCGAGGAGGGCGATACCCTGGCTCAAGTTATTGAGCGGCTTCCCGGTGCCGAACATTGGAACACTTATCATAGTGGTGATTTAACGCGGGTCGCTGAGTTACTAACCGAGCTGCCGTGGCAATTAATTGTAATGGGCCCCCATAGCGATAGTGGTCAGGTCGGCCGTTTGGTGGCGCATTTACGCACCGAACATTGGCGTACAGTGCCGGTGTTGATGGCTCAATCAGAGGAAGATATTGCCAATTTGCGGGGTTTGTTGGGCGCCTATCTTGAGCGCAGTGTCTGA
- a CDS encoding adenylate/guanylate cyclase domain-containing protein, whose translation MSNRDRIFKAYLDDQRQSLQAPLASVFAFTEALLELAVISHSAELTADVKKIAKAASTMIEMLGSVSTLSADSQTELSRLRHDLRNAIGLVDGFGDILLEDCDDEQACDYIRQIRHQSRLFQGRLEHFDLSDDDKAASDPIAEIFKSFKRGIIRDDQEHMAASILVVDDNDSSRDLLAHQLQRQNYMVIEAASGERCLEIMRSAEPDLVLLDLVMPDMNGYEVLQVIRGDEALRRIPVVVVSGMQDEEGAVRCIDAGASDYLLKPVNGTLLRARISALLEAKGWRDREREYLAELEKSQRFIRKIFGRYLSDEIVQRLLDDSDGLELGGELRQVTILMADIRGFSALSQQLGPQQCVKLLNNYFGEMTEVIQRFRGTVDEFVGDGILVIFGAPLSDKDDCDRALACAVAMQLAIKDVNARNLADGLPEISMGIGLNTGDVVAGNVGSDLRSKYGVVGHNVNLAGRIESCTVGGQILAAPATVAAASIEILSGDSVPVSLKGMGDALELIEILGVGIPYDLLLTPSADQWQLCSTKMHLNLTLMAGKQTASKQYSVELHARAGEQLRITSSEALPMLADVSIDGFDVACYAKITAQSPDLEYQYILTLTSTSSELEQVLKSAFSQ comes from the coding sequence TTGAGTAATCGCGATCGTATTTTTAAAGCGTATTTGGATGATCAACGTCAGTCCTTGCAGGCGCCACTCGCCTCGGTATTTGCCTTTACTGAGGCATTGCTAGAGTTGGCGGTGATTTCACATTCGGCTGAATTAACAGCCGATGTAAAGAAAATCGCTAAGGCGGCATCGACGATGATCGAGATGTTGGGCTCTGTCTCCACGTTGTCAGCAGACTCTCAAACCGAGTTGTCCCGATTGCGACATGATTTGCGCAATGCTATCGGGCTGGTGGATGGTTTTGGCGATATCTTGCTTGAGGATTGTGACGATGAGCAAGCCTGCGACTATATTCGCCAAATTCGCCACCAATCGAGGTTGTTTCAGGGCCGTTTGGAACACTTTGATTTAAGTGATGATGACAAGGCGGCTTCAGACCCGATAGCAGAGATTTTCAAAAGCTTTAAGCGCGGTATTATCCGCGATGATCAAGAGCATATGGCCGCTAGTATTTTGGTGGTAGATGACAATGACAGTAGCCGTGATTTATTGGCACATCAGTTACAGCGTCAAAATTATATGGTGATAGAAGCCGCGAGCGGCGAGCGCTGTTTAGAGATTATGCGCAGCGCCGAGCCAGATTTAGTCTTGCTTGATCTGGTGATGCCGGATATGAACGGTTATGAGGTTCTGCAGGTTATTCGCGGTGACGAGGCTTTGCGCCGTATACCTGTGGTGGTTGTGAGTGGAATGCAGGATGAGGAGGGCGCTGTAAGGTGTATTGATGCTGGCGCCAGCGACTACTTGCTCAAGCCGGTAAATGGGACCTTGTTGCGAGCCAGAATCAGCGCCTTGTTAGAGGCTAAGGGCTGGCGAGACCGGGAGCGTGAGTATCTTGCGGAGTTAGAAAAAAGTCAGCGCTTTATTCGCAAGATATTTGGCCGCTATTTGTCAGATGAAATTGTTCAGCGCCTTTTAGATGATAGCGACGGTTTGGAACTGGGTGGCGAGCTGCGCCAGGTCACCATTTTAATGGCAGATATCCGCGGGTTTTCAGCATTGAGTCAGCAGTTAGGTCCCCAGCAGTGCGTGAAGTTGTTGAATAATTATTTTGGTGAGATGACTGAGGTTATTCAGCGCTTTAGAGGGACCGTCGATGAGTTTGTGGGCGACGGTATTCTAGTGATTTTTGGCGCCCCGCTAAGTGATAAAGATGATTGTGATCGCGCTTTGGCCTGCGCGGTGGCGATGCAGCTTGCCATAAAAGACGTTAACGCTCGTAATCTAGCTGATGGCCTACCAGAAATTTCCATGGGTATTGGTTTGAATACCGGCGATGTCGTCGCTGGGAATGTGGGCTCAGACCTGCGCTCTAAGTACGGCGTGGTTGGACACAATGTTAATCTTGCTGGCCGTATTGAGTCTTGCACGGTAGGCGGCCAGATATTGGCAGCACCGGCCACAGTGGCGGCAGCCTCTATTGAGATACTGTCTGGCGACAGTGTGCCGGTATCGCTAAAAGGCATGGGTGATGCCTTAGAGCTGATAGAGATTTTAGGGGTGGGGATTCCCTACGATTTACTGCTGACGCCTAGCGCGGATCAGTGGCAGTTGTGCAGTACTAAAATGCATTTAAATCTCACCTTAATGGCAGGTAAGCAAACGGCGTCTAAGCAGTACTCAGTAGAGCTACATGCGCGCGCCGGCGAGCAATTGCGAATTACTAGCAGCGAGGCACTGCCGATGTTGGCGGATGTGAGTATCGACGGCTTTGATGTGGCTTGCTATGCAAAAATTACGGCGCAGAGCCCAGACCTAGAGTACCAGTATATTTTGACCCTAACATCGACAAGTTCAGAGCTAGAGCAGGTGCTGAAAAGTGCATTTAGTCAATAA
- the dnaG gene encoding DNA primase, with amino-acid sequence MAAKGRIPQYFIDDLLSRVDIVDVINRRVSLKKTGKNYSARCPFHEEKTPSFSVNPDKQFYYCFGCGAGGNAVGFIMDYERQDFPSAVDNLAHIAGLEVPREDLSPQQQVKQERRKTIYDLMEQVSAHYQKQLRSDPQSQRAIDYLKRRGLSGRIARDFNIGFAPPGWDNLLKAFGDTDERKQQLIDAGMLIEKEDGKLYDRFRDRIMFPIRDNRGRVIAFGGRVLGDDKPKYLNSPETDIFQKGKELYGLYQARQNNRHLEQLLVVEGYMDVVALAQYGIMTGIATLGTASNTEHLRTAFRYASELIFCFDGDAAGRKAAERALENALPVMEDGRRIRFLFLPEGDDPDSVVNRDGAAGFQKLLAGASPLERYFFESLYEQTDPNTLEGKARLSKLALPRLQLLPEGVFRQLMLDSLAERTGLSRQSVDQLLNESQAIAQQEEARPAAVEQRRSTTLKLAAKVPGSRRDPLLFALAMLLFNPRGAASGPASISNIDASPSAALLNNTIALLRKRPESSTAMLLGHWYGQPEYEVMTEALKTIELLGTELNDEKAETAFFDTLAHIEAQRSTQTLRGHVDELRNRNEVDKPPSANYPELSEADKQQLLTIQQLLKQKHRL; translated from the coding sequence GTGGCCGCTAAAGGACGTATCCCCCAATATTTTATCGACGATTTGCTCTCCCGGGTCGATATTGTCGATGTTATCAATCGCCGCGTATCGCTAAAGAAAACCGGCAAGAATTACAGCGCCCGCTGCCCATTCCACGAAGAAAAAACCCCCTCCTTCAGCGTTAACCCCGACAAGCAATTTTACTACTGCTTTGGTTGCGGCGCCGGCGGCAACGCGGTGGGGTTTATTATGGATTACGAGCGCCAGGACTTTCCTAGCGCCGTCGACAATCTTGCTCACATTGCCGGGCTAGAGGTTCCCCGCGAAGACCTCAGTCCCCAGCAGCAAGTAAAGCAAGAACGCCGCAAAACCATTTACGATCTTATGGAGCAAGTTTCAGCCCACTACCAAAAGCAACTCCGCTCCGACCCACAATCTCAGCGCGCCATCGACTATCTTAAGCGTCGTGGCTTGAGCGGACGCATCGCTCGCGACTTCAATATTGGCTTTGCACCCCCGGGCTGGGACAATTTACTCAAAGCCTTTGGCGATACCGACGAGCGCAAGCAACAACTAATCGACGCTGGCATGCTGATAGAAAAGGAAGACGGTAAACTCTATGACCGCTTCCGCGACCGCATTATGTTTCCCATCCGCGACAATCGCGGACGTGTTATCGCCTTCGGCGGCAGGGTATTAGGTGACGACAAACCAAAATACCTAAACTCGCCTGAAACCGATATATTTCAAAAGGGCAAAGAACTTTACGGCCTGTATCAAGCCCGCCAAAACAACCGCCACTTAGAACAACTGCTAGTAGTAGAAGGCTATATGGATGTCGTTGCGCTCGCGCAATATGGCATTATGACCGGCATCGCCACCCTCGGCACCGCCAGTAATACCGAGCATTTACGCACCGCATTTCGCTATGCCAGCGAGCTGATATTTTGTTTTGACGGCGATGCTGCAGGCCGCAAAGCGGCAGAGCGAGCCCTGGAAAATGCCCTGCCGGTAATGGAAGACGGCCGGCGAATTCGATTTTTATTTCTACCCGAGGGCGATGACCCCGACAGCGTGGTAAACCGCGACGGCGCCGCTGGATTCCAAAAATTACTGGCCGGCGCCTCACCGCTGGAGCGCTATTTTTTTGAATCATTATATGAGCAGACCGACCCCAATACTCTAGAGGGTAAGGCACGCCTCAGCAAACTAGCACTGCCTAGGCTGCAGCTTTTACCTGAGGGCGTATTTCGCCAACTCATGCTGGACTCACTGGCAGAGCGCACTGGGCTTAGCCGCCAATCTGTCGATCAGCTGCTCAATGAAAGCCAAGCCATCGCGCAACAAGAGGAAGCGAGACCCGCCGCAGTCGAGCAACGGCGCAGCACAACACTCAAGCTGGCCGCAAAAGTACCGGGATCGCGACGCGATCCCCTTCTTTTTGCTCTGGCAATGCTGTTATTTAATCCACGCGGCGCCGCCAGCGGCCCAGCCAGCATTAGCAATATAGACGCCTCGCCATCGGCAGCCCTGCTCAATAACACCATCGCGCTACTGCGAAAACGGCCGGAATCTAGCACCGCCATGCTACTGGGTCACTGGTACGGCCAACCCGAATACGAAGTGATGACCGAGGCACTCAAGACCATTGAGCTGCTAGGCACCGAATTAAACGATGAAAAAGCGGAAACCGCATTTTTCGACACCTTGGCGCACATAGAGGCGCAACGGTCGACCCAAACACTGCGCGGCCACGTCGATGAATTACGAAACCGCAATGAAGTCGACAAACCGCCAAGCGCCAACTACCCTGAACTTAGCGAAGCAGATAAGCAGCAATTACTTACGATTCAGCAGCTTTTAAAACAAAAACACCGCCTGTAG
- the rpoD gene encoding RNA polymerase sigma factor RpoD, with translation MSDSKHQSRLKQLIAKGKEQGYLTYSEVNDHLPEDISDPDQVEEIIQMINDMGIQVFEHAPDEDTLIMAGSDSPDDIAAAEAAAALAAVETETGRTTDPVRMYMREMGTVELLTREGEIVIAKRIEEGIREVMAALAYYPGVVAGVLAQYDRVVAEERRLGDIMSGYLDPADNVPSPQAQAAAAAEASDDDDDAVSGPDPEEARIRFTALQKQSNKVEKSIAEHGRYSKQTAKELNALGELFKFFKLTPSMYDPLIEEVRTTLSSIRSMEREVMTICVKKVGIDRKEFIRSFQGNEANLKWGDELLKKHPRLADFSDVIRRLQNKIAYIEERQDLTISDIKEINRRVSIGEARARRAKKEMVEANLRLVISIAKKYTNRGLQFLDLIQEGNIGLMKAVDKFEYRRGYKFSTYATWWIRQAITRSIADQARTIRIPVHMIETINKLNRISRQMLQEMGREPTPEELGERMEMPEDKVRKVLKIAKEPISMETPIGDDEDSHLGDFIEDGTISSPIESATGEGLREATKDVLSGLTAREAKVLRMRFGIDMNTDHTLEEVGKQFDVTRERIRQIEAKALRKLRHPTRSDHLRSFLDE, from the coding sequence ATGAGTGACTCAAAGCATCAATCGCGCCTCAAGCAACTCATTGCCAAAGGCAAGGAACAGGGTTACCTAACGTACTCTGAGGTCAACGACCATTTACCGGAAGATATATCTGATCCGGATCAGGTCGAAGAAATCATCCAAATGATCAATGATATGGGCATTCAGGTGTTTGAACACGCACCTGATGAAGACACATTGATCATGGCCGGCAGCGACTCTCCAGATGACATCGCTGCGGCCGAAGCGGCTGCCGCCCTCGCCGCCGTAGAAACCGAAACCGGCCGCACCACCGACCCCGTGCGTATGTATATGCGCGAAATGGGTACGGTTGAGCTATTAACCCGCGAAGGCGAAATCGTCATTGCGAAGCGGATAGAAGAAGGCATCCGCGAAGTAATGGCCGCACTGGCTTACTACCCAGGCGTTGTTGCTGGCGTATTGGCTCAATACGACCGAGTTGTTGCTGAAGAGCGCCGCCTAGGCGATATCATGAGCGGCTATTTAGACCCTGCCGACAATGTACCGTCGCCACAGGCCCAAGCCGCCGCTGCCGCAGAAGCCAGCGATGATGATGACGATGCTGTGTCTGGCCCAGATCCAGAAGAAGCCCGCATCCGCTTTACCGCCCTGCAGAAGCAATCTAACAAAGTTGAGAAGTCTATTGCTGAACACGGTCGCTACAGCAAGCAAACGGCTAAAGAATTAAACGCCTTGGGCGAGCTATTCAAATTCTTCAAGCTCACGCCAAGCATGTACGACCCATTGATTGAAGAAGTTCGCACCACCCTAAGCTCTATTCGCTCTATGGAACGCGAAGTAATGACAATCTGTGTCAAGAAAGTTGGCATTGATCGCAAGGAATTTATTCGCAGCTTCCAAGGTAATGAAGCGAACCTGAAATGGGGCGACGAGCTACTCAAAAAGCACCCTAGGCTAGCCGACTTCAGCGATGTCATTCGTCGTCTTCAAAACAAGATTGCCTATATCGAAGAACGCCAAGACCTAACGATTTCTGATATTAAAGAAATCAACCGTCGCGTTTCTATCGGTGAAGCCCGCGCCCGTCGCGCCAAGAAAGAAATGGTCGAGGCCAACCTGCGTTTGGTTATCTCGATTGCGAAAAAATATACCAACCGCGGCCTGCAGTTCCTCGATCTAATCCAGGAAGGCAATATCGGTCTCATGAAAGCGGTAGACAAGTTTGAATACCGTCGCGGCTACAAGTTCTCCACCTACGCAACCTGGTGGATACGTCAGGCAATTACCCGCTCTATTGCTGACCAAGCGCGCACTATTCGTATTCCGGTACACATGATTGAAACGATTAATAAACTCAATCGTATCTCTCGGCAAATGCTTCAGGAAATGGGTCGCGAACCCACCCCTGAAGAACTTGGCGAGCGCATGGAAATGCCTGAAGACAAAGTGCGTAAAGTACTTAAAATCGCAAAAGAGCCTATCTCGATGGAAACACCCATCGGCGACGATGAAGATTCACATTTGGGTGACTTTATTGAAGATGGCACCATCTCTTCACCGATTGAGTCTGCCACTGGCGAAGGTTTGCGTGAAGCCACTAAAGACGTACTTTCCGGCCTTACCGCACGCGAAGCAAAAGTATTGCGGATGCGTTTTGGTATCGATATGAACACCGACCACACCCTTGAAGAGGTTGGTAAACAGTTTGACGTTACCCGCGAGCGTATTCGTCAGATCGAAGCCAAGGCATTGCGCAAATTGCGTCATCCAACACGCTCAGATCATCTGCGCAGCTTCCTGGACGAGTAG
- a CDS encoding GatB/YqeY domain-containing protein encodes MADQTLKKSLTDAMKTAMRAKDKATLNAVRLILAEIKRIEVDERIDVDDARVLAVLDKMCKQRRDSISQYENADREDLAEQERFEMGVIQSYMPTPLSDDELEGLIKEAISTSGAEAVKDMGKVVALLKPKVQGRADMGAVSKKIKALLA; translated from the coding sequence ATGGCAGATCAAACGCTTAAGAAATCTCTCACAGACGCGATGAAAACCGCGATGCGAGCCAAAGATAAAGCGACATTGAATGCCGTGCGACTCATACTCGCCGAGATAAAACGCATTGAAGTCGACGAGCGCATTGATGTAGATGATGCGCGAGTTTTAGCTGTGCTCGACAAAATGTGCAAGCAACGCCGCGATTCGATTAGCCAGTATGAAAATGCTGACCGCGAAGATCTGGCTGAGCAAGAACGCTTTGAAATGGGCGTTATTCAATCTTATATGCCCACCCCCTTAAGCGACGACGAACTGGAAGGCCTCATCAAAGAAGCCATAAGCACCAGCGGCGCGGAAGCGGTTAAAGACATGGGCAAGGTTGTTGCCCTACTCAAGCCAAAGGTGCAGGGCCGCGCAGACATGGGCGCCGTCAGCAAGAAGATTAAAGCGCTACTTGCCTAG